A window of Catenulispora sp. GP43 contains these coding sequences:
- a CDS encoding VIT1/CCC1 transporter family protein: MSGEHEHRDVSGGWLRAAVFGATDGLVTNSSLIAGVGGGGGAHHIIVLTGMAGLVAGAFSMATGEYISVTTQNEAIHAEVANEKTALAQDPVGEIAELADAYIARGVSPATAKAFATELAASPKDALHVHVQEELGVDAQKLPGAWTAAISSFLSFSLGALLPLLPYLFGLSSLPVALAVSAIALMAAGALAALLTGRSPVRSGLRQLLLGALAVGATYLIGHLLGAHV, encoded by the coding sequence GTGTCAGGCGAGCACGAGCACCGGGACGTGTCCGGTGGTTGGCTGCGGGCCGCGGTTTTCGGCGCCACTGACGGGCTCGTCACCAACTCCAGCCTCATCGCGGGTGTGGGCGGTGGTGGCGGAGCCCACCACATCATTGTCTTGACCGGCATGGCCGGGCTGGTCGCAGGTGCGTTCTCCATGGCCACCGGCGAGTACATCTCCGTCACCACCCAGAATGAAGCGATCCACGCCGAGGTCGCCAACGAGAAAACCGCCCTCGCGCAGGACCCGGTGGGCGAGATCGCCGAACTCGCCGACGCCTACATCGCCCGAGGTGTCAGCCCGGCTACCGCGAAGGCCTTCGCCACTGAACTGGCCGCGTCCCCCAAGGACGCCCTGCATGTCCACGTCCAGGAGGAACTCGGTGTCGACGCCCAGAAGTTGCCCGGGGCCTGGACCGCGGCGATCAGCAGTTTCCTCAGCTTCTCGCTGGGGGCACTCCTGCCCCTGTTGCCGTATCTGTTCGGCCTGAGCTCCCTACCCGTGGCTCTGGCGGTCAGCGCGATCGCTCTCATGGCGGCTGGAGCTCTGGCCGCGCTCCTGACCGGCCGCTCGCCGGTCCGAAGCGGCCTGCGCCAGCTGCTCCTGGGTGCCCTGGCAGTGGGGGCGACCTATCTCATCGGCCATCTGCTGGGCGCCCACGTCTGA
- a CDS encoding DUF4193 domain-containing protein: MATDYDSPRKTDDDPGLDNIEELKTRRREPTGGLVDLDEGDHGPIELPGADLSGEELTVNVLPRQADEFTCSSCFLVQHRSRLARRKRGESICQDCT; the protein is encoded by the coding sequence ATGGCCACGGACTACGACAGCCCACGCAAGACCGACGACGACCCCGGATTGGACAACATCGAGGAGCTGAAGACCCGGCGCCGGGAGCCGACCGGCGGTCTGGTCGACCTGGACGAGGGCGACCATGGACCGATCGAACTGCCGGGTGCGGACCTGTCCGGTGAGGAGTTGACGGTCAACGTGCTGCCGCGCCAAGCCGACGAATTCACCTGCTCGAGCTGCTTCCTCGTCCAACACCGAAGCCGCCTGGCCAGGCGCAAGCGTGGCGAGTCGATCTGCCAGGACTGCACCTGA